In Methermicoccus shengliensis DSM 18856, a single genomic region encodes these proteins:
- the purB gene encoding adenylosuccinate lyase, with amino-acid sequence MAIHPIEYRYGHPQMKAVWSEEARLRYVLRVEAALALAEAEVGIIPKEAAAAISEGIEKVRLERVKEIEEEIQHDMMAVVLALSEQCGEAGGYVHYGATSNDILDTATALQLKDACSILDEQLRVLLGVLLERAQEHIHTVCAGRTHGQIGVPTTYGLRFAVWAHEVYRHIERLRELKKRLLVGKLGGAVGTGAALGRHGLEVRRKMCELLGLGEVLVCTQVIQRDRHAEFVMWMANVATTLDKIGTEIRTLQRTEIAEVHEAFGERQVGSSTMPHKRNPIKSEQMCGLARIVRSFVEPELLNNTLWDERDLTNSAPERIIFPEATVLTDHIIRLCIRIMRGLVFDMENIERNVSVHGGVNLAESVMMLLAKKGMGRQDAHELVRGCAMRAYAGEGDFLELLKDSVGGLVSEQELKEALDPHQYIGTAVEQVERVIALLKPEAVFE; translated from the coding sequence ATGGCGATTCATCCCATAGAGTACAGGTACGGACATCCCCAGATGAAGGCTGTGTGGAGCGAGGAGGCAAGGCTGAGGTATGTGCTTCGTGTGGAGGCGGCACTGGCGCTGGCGGAGGCAGAGGTGGGAATCATTCCAAAAGAGGCAGCAGCAGCCATCTCTGAGGGCATTGAGAAGGTGAGGCTCGAGCGTGTGAAGGAGATAGAGGAGGAGATACAGCACGATATGATGGCTGTGGTGCTCGCCCTCTCAGAGCAGTGTGGCGAGGCTGGTGGGTATGTGCACTATGGTGCCACCTCCAACGACATTCTGGATACCGCCACCGCCCTGCAGCTAAAGGATGCATGCTCAATACTCGATGAGCAGCTCAGGGTGCTTCTGGGGGTGCTGCTCGAAAGGGCACAGGAGCACATCCACACCGTGTGTGCCGGCAGAACTCATGGGCAGATTGGTGTGCCCACCACCTACGGGCTGAGGTTTGCCGTGTGGGCTCACGAGGTGTACCGTCACATCGAGCGCCTGAGGGAGCTCAAAAAGCGGCTGCTCGTGGGAAAGCTCGGGGGTGCAGTGGGTACTGGAGCAGCGCTGGGAAGGCATGGCCTTGAAGTAAGGAGGAAAATGTGCGAGCTATTGGGGCTGGGAGAGGTGCTCGTGTGCACACAGGTGATACAGCGGGACAGGCACGCGGAGTTCGTGATGTGGATGGCAAACGTTGCCACCACGCTGGACAAGATAGGAACTGAAATCAGGACGCTGCAGCGCACTGAGATTGCCGAGGTGCACGAGGCATTTGGCGAGAGACAGGTGGGCTCCTCCACCATGCCCCACAAGCGCAACCCCATAAAGTCAGAGCAGATGTGCGGGCTTGCTCGCATCGTCCGCTCGTTCGTGGAGCCAGAGCTGCTGAACAACACCCTGTGGGACGAGCGAGACCTCACGAACTCGGCACCAGAGCGCATAATCTTTCCAGAGGCCACCGTGCTCACAGACCACATCATACGCCTGTGCATCCGCATCATGAGAGGGCTCGTGTTCGACATGGAAAACATAGAGCGCAACGTGAGCGTTCATGGAGGCGTGAACCTCGCCGAGTCCGTGATGATGCTGCTCGCCAAGAAGGGCATGGGAAGGCAGGACGCCCATGAGCTTGTGCGAGGGTGCGCAATGCGGGCATATGCAGGGGAGGGGGACTTTCTGGAGCTTCTGAAGGATAGCGTGGGAGGGCTGGTATCCGAGCAGGAGCTCAAAGAGGCGCTGGACCCCCACCAGTACATAGGCACTGCAGTGGAGCAGGTGGAGAGGGTGATAGCACTGCTAAAGCCAGAGGCGGTGTTCGAGTGA
- a CDS encoding radical SAM/SPASM domain-containing protein — MLVYESRLVRVEAECEKGVRLRASGLLAPALFPILSKVNGIFAHERPVAIEGDHMIFSTWIPPIPSPAFERLLKAQVLSMLSRPIPDQLSISITMRCPNRCAHCGAYGMSASPELTLQEVEKAITEALSMGTYLISFDGGEPMLRQDLERMVRAVDNKRAIATTFTSGYGLDVDRAEALKAAGLYAVRVSLDFPEQEQHDAFRGRVGAFEDAKRAIESALSAGLLVDMFVVVSPHNIDMLDEFYALACDWGVHELSLYEIVAVGRWAQHADEVLSDADVRRLASFHKHKNASGDVRVTAFPYFMGPELFGCFAARRWAHITAGGEVLPCAYMPLSFGSIREQPLSKIWKRMRSFEGFRGCAQRCRMRDSAFRARFIEGLSEVPHRVDEA, encoded by the coding sequence ATGCTCGTGTACGAGAGCAGGCTGGTGAGGGTGGAGGCAGAGTGCGAAAAGGGTGTTAGGCTGAGGGCATCTGGATTGCTGGCACCCGCCCTGTTTCCAATCCTCTCGAAGGTCAACGGCATATTCGCCCACGAAAGGCCCGTGGCGATTGAGGGCGACCACATGATATTCTCCACGTGGATTCCGCCAATACCCTCGCCAGCCTTTGAGAGGCTGCTCAAGGCACAGGTGCTCTCGATGCTCTCCCGCCCCATTCCAGACCAGCTCTCGATATCCATCACCATGAGATGTCCCAACAGATGTGCCCACTGTGGGGCATACGGCATGAGCGCCTCCCCAGAGCTCACACTACAGGAGGTGGAGAAAGCGATAACAGAAGCCCTCTCCATGGGCACCTACCTCATCTCGTTCGATGGGGGGGAGCCCATGCTGAGGCAGGATCTGGAGCGCATGGTTCGAGCAGTGGACAACAAGAGGGCGATTGCCACCACATTCACATCTGGCTATGGGCTCGATGTCGACAGGGCAGAGGCGCTAAAGGCTGCCGGGCTGTACGCTGTGAGGGTGAGTCTCGACTTTCCCGAGCAGGAGCAGCACGATGCCTTTCGAGGGCGGGTGGGTGCGTTCGAGGATGCAAAGAGGGCGATAGAGAGTGCCCTCTCTGCCGGGCTGCTCGTGGACATGTTCGTGGTGGTCTCGCCCCACAACATCGACATGCTCGATGAGTTCTACGCCCTCGCATGCGACTGGGGTGTACACGAGCTCTCCCTCTACGAGATAGTGGCGGTGGGCAGGTGGGCACAGCACGCAGACGAGGTGCTCTCCGACGCAGATGTGAGAAGGCTTGCGAGCTTCCACAAGCACAAAAACGCCAGCGGAGATGTCAGGGTTACGGCATTTCCGTATTTCATGGGACCAGAACTCTTTGGATGCTTTGCTGCAAGGCGCTGGGCACACATAACCGCAGGGGGAGAGGTGCTTCCCTGTGCATACATGCCCCTGTCCTTTGGGAGCATCAGAGAGCAGCCCCTCTCAAAGATATGGAAAAGGATGCGCAGCTTTGAGGGATTCAGAGGATGTGCACAACGCTGCAGGATGCGAGATTCCGCCTTCAGGGCGCGCTTTATAGAGGGTCTTTCAGAGGTGCCCCACAGGGTGGATGAGGCATGA
- the pyrF gene encoding orotidine-5'-phosphate decarboxylase gives MSTLTKGPGVMVALDVPDIDRALELCDVLERASGTFCIKVGRPLEMVGGAATLREVCEGTRLPVVYDGKIADVPHVASQIAHAAFAAGADGVIVHGFCGSDVLKSLMELSMGDVICVVEMSHQGATEFYRGVSEDIAKMAGRLGVHGVVLPATHPERIRTLSPHLSPHTYIISPGVGAQGAVAGMAIANGAHWEVVGRAITMSDDPLRSAEEHYRACIAAHRNAGVP, from the coding sequence ATGAGCACTCTGACAAAGGGTCCGGGGGTGATGGTGGCACTGGACGTGCCAGACATAGATAGGGCTCTCGAGCTGTGCGATGTGCTCGAGAGGGCCAGCGGCACGTTTTGCATAAAGGTGGGAAGACCACTCGAGATGGTGGGGGGAGCTGCCACCCTGAGGGAAGTGTGTGAGGGCACGCGCCTTCCCGTGGTATACGATGGAAAGATAGCGGACGTGCCTCACGTGGCATCCCAAATCGCACATGCCGCCTTCGCAGCTGGTGCAGATGGGGTGATAGTGCATGGCTTCTGCGGCTCGGATGTGCTCAAGAGCCTGATGGAGCTTTCGATGGGAGATGTAATATGTGTGGTGGAGATGTCCCATCAGGGCGCCACCGAGTTCTACAGAGGAGTCTCAGAGGACATAGCCAAGATGGCTGGAAGGCTGGGTGTCCATGGAGTGGTGCTCCCAGCAACCCATCCAGAGAGAATACGTACACTCTCCCCTCATCTATCACCCCACACCTACATAATCTCCCCGGGCGTGGGAGCCCAAGGGGCCGTGGCTGGTATGGCCATTGCCAACGGCGCCCACTGGGAGGTGGTGGGAAGGGCAATCACGATGTCGGATGACCCGTTGAGGAGTGCAGAGGAGCACTACAGGGCATGTATTGCAGCTCACAGAAATGCTGGAGTGCCATAG
- a CDS encoding archaeosine biosynthesis radical SAM protein RaSEA, whose protein sequence is MGMGMDMDMGRGRGRGGRGGARRPDVPIAVVRGRDFYDGPMDSLTVILRTVGCYRAREGRACTMCGYIRDCATTPPTSSELVRQMERALSKAPSGAFVLKLYTSGSFFDPTEVPEEARRTILRMCAHERVERLVVETRCELATKNVLEEAASIMPRLEIAIGLESASDAVRGECIGKGTTFSDYEAAVMRASALGIPTKTYLLLKPPFLSEGEAMQDVLSSIEKVAPLSRRISVNLCNVQRGTLVERLWRRGEYRPPWLASAVEILLEAKRAHGNHVIMCDPVGAGSARGPHNCGRCDRAVANAIRSFSETQDVSYLEEVREECECYGIWRRVLALDHRGYGTPAFL, encoded by the coding sequence ATGGGCATGGGCATGGACATGGACATGGGCAGGGGCAGGGGCAGGGGCGGCAGGGGCGGTGCACGAAGGCCAGATGTGCCAATCGCAGTGGTGAGGGGACGGGACTTCTATGATGGTCCCATGGATAGCCTGACCGTGATACTCAGGACAGTGGGATGTTATAGAGCGAGGGAGGGCAGGGCATGCACCATGTGTGGCTACATACGGGACTGTGCCACCACTCCTCCCACGTCCTCAGAGCTGGTGCGCCAGATGGAGCGTGCCCTCTCAAAAGCACCCTCAGGAGCGTTCGTGCTCAAGCTGTACACGTCGGGAAGCTTCTTTGACCCCACTGAGGTGCCCGAGGAGGCAAGGCGCACAATTCTCAGGATGTGTGCCCATGAGCGGGTGGAAAGGCTGGTGGTGGAGACCAGATGCGAGCTTGCCACAAAAAACGTGCTTGAGGAGGCGGCATCCATCATGCCAAGGCTGGAGATTGCCATCGGGCTTGAGAGTGCAAGCGACGCAGTGAGGGGGGAGTGCATAGGCAAGGGCACCACCTTTTCAGATTATGAGGCTGCGGTCATGCGGGCATCTGCCCTGGGAATTCCCACAAAGACGTATCTTCTGCTAAAGCCCCCGTTCCTCTCAGAGGGGGAGGCGATGCAGGATGTGCTGAGCTCAATCGAGAAGGTGGCGCCCCTGTCGAGGCGGATATCGGTGAACCTGTGCAATGTGCAGAGGGGAACGCTGGTGGAGAGGCTGTGGAGAAGGGGGGAGTACAGACCTCCATGGCTTGCGAGCGCAGTGGAGATTCTCTTGGAGGCGAAGCGAGCACATGGGAACCACGTGATAATGTGTGACCCCGTGGGGGCAGGGTCTGCGAGAGGTCCCCACAACTGTGGCAGATGCGACAGAGCGGTGGCGAACGCCATCAGGTCGTTCTCAGAAACGCAGGACGTATCATATCTTGAGGAGGTCAGGGAGGAGTGTGAGTGTTATGGGATATGGAGGCGCGTGCTCGCCCTTGACCACAGAGGCTATGGCACTCCAGCATTTCTGTGA
- the aroD gene encoding type I 3-dehydroquinate dehydratase, translating to MAHSTLGHRCSIVGVVASPDDLSSEDVELADILEIRLDLLSMPLKEVFDAVSTFQKPLIATCRASMEGGGFSGTERERERLLCEAMEHVDMVDVELAAHEIREGVVRCARELGLKVILSHHDFLGTPSLSRMLEVFTSELESGADIAKVAVMPNDMGDTLVLLEAVYAMRGASGDVCGISMGELGKPTRLLAPLYGSALTYGSLNSTVAPGQLSVGTLRRGMDMLGALRG from the coding sequence ATGGCGCACTCGACTCTCGGGCACAGGTGCTCCATCGTGGGAGTGGTCGCAAGCCCAGACGACCTGAGCAGTGAGGATGTGGAGCTTGCAGACATACTCGAGATAAGGCTCGACCTTCTCTCCATGCCGTTGAAGGAGGTGTTCGATGCCGTTTCCACCTTCCAAAAACCCCTCATAGCCACGTGTAGGGCTTCCATGGAGGGAGGGGGTTTTTCGGGCACGGAGCGGGAGCGTGAGAGGCTGCTGTGTGAGGCAATGGAGCACGTGGACATGGTGGATGTGGAGCTTGCGGCGCACGAAATAAGGGAGGGGGTGGTGAGGTGTGCACGGGAGCTTGGGCTAAAGGTGATACTCTCTCATCACGACTTTCTGGGCACCCCTTCCCTCTCTCGGATGCTGGAGGTGTTCACCTCTGAGCTTGAAAGTGGGGCAGATATTGCCAAGGTGGCGGTGATGCCCAACGACATGGGAGATACTCTCGTGCTGCTCGAGGCGGTGTACGCGATGCGTGGCGCGAGCGGCGATGTGTGCGGTATCTCCATGGGGGAGTTGGGAAAGCCCACGCGCCTTCTTGCCCCTCTCTATGGCTCTGCACTCACCTATGGCTCTCTCAACAGCACGGTGGCGCCAGGCCAGCTCTCGGTGGGTACTCTACGAAGGGGGATGGACATGCTCGGTGCACTGAGGGGTTGA
- a CDS encoding 4Fe-4S binding protein, with translation MKKLMIEIGRDVLNKPIIAEVILETGSKLNIERAKIDSESGEVVLNVPAVDVERVKQAFRSRNVHVRTIVHPVARDEGACIHCGACISVCPTDVFSFAEDMSVVTDEDECIMCGTCVAMCPVRALRIS, from the coding sequence ATGAAGAAGCTGATGATAGAGATAGGGAGAGACGTGCTGAACAAGCCCATCATCGCCGAGGTAATACTCGAGACTGGCTCCAAGCTGAACATCGAGAGGGCAAAGATTGACTCTGAGAGTGGTGAGGTGGTGCTCAATGTGCCAGCCGTGGACGTGGAGAGGGTCAAGCAGGCATTTCGCAGCCGAAATGTACACGTGCGTACAATAGTGCACCCAGTCGCGAGGGATGAGGGTGCGTGCATCCACTGTGGAGCGTGCATCTCGGTGTGCCCCACGGACGTGTTCTCGTTTGCAGAGGACATGAGCGTGGTGACAGACGAGGACGAGTGTATAATGTGTGGCACATGTGTTGCGATGTGTCCGGTGAGAGCCCTGAGGATATCATGA
- a CDS encoding homocysteine biosynthesis protein yields the protein MEKTVGEINERIVDGSVHVVDAIEMCDIVEELGAEGAAKEVDVVTTATFGAMCSSGAFFNLGHSDPPIKISRMWLNDVEAYAGLAAVDGYIGATQLSETAGLSYGGAHVIYDLVSGKSVHLRARGFGTDCYPAKEVETTITLDDLNQAVLLNPRNAYQRYNVATNSTDSTIYTYMGTLLPNYGNATFSGSGVLSPLCNDPTFQTIGVGTRIFLCGAQGYIIGEGTQHDPENGFATLMVKGNLKEMSPEFMRAATFEKYGVSMYVGIGVPIPIINERVAASCAVRDSDIITNVLDYGVPRRKRPVLAQVSYEQLRSGTIEVMGREIKTSPLSSFKKSIEIAHLLKEQIERGEFLLTQPVAPLTLKGSAKPMSQIERKTLVREVMTRNIITVHPDDGVADAATKLIRGDFNHLPVVDEGGRLVGIITSWDVSKAVANGASNGKVADVMTRKVISSSEDEPVESAAHRLHAHNISALPVLDSERRVIGMITSEDISRLVAGR from the coding sequence ATGGAAAAGACGGTAGGGGAGATCAACGAGAGAATCGTGGATGGAAGTGTGCACGTGGTGGACGCCATAGAGATGTGCGACATCGTGGAGGAGCTGGGCGCAGAGGGCGCAGCTAAGGAGGTGGACGTGGTCACCACGGCCACATTTGGGGCAATGTGCTCCTCTGGCGCGTTCTTCAACCTCGGACACTCCGACCCGCCCATCAAGATATCGAGGATGTGGCTGAACGATGTTGAGGCGTATGCCGGACTCGCTGCCGTGGATGGGTACATAGGCGCAACTCAGCTCTCCGAGACGGCGGGGCTCTCCTATGGCGGGGCACACGTGATATATGACCTCGTGAGCGGAAAGAGCGTGCACCTTAGAGCGCGCGGGTTTGGCACCGATTGCTATCCCGCGAAGGAGGTGGAAACCACCATCACTCTCGACGATTTGAATCAGGCGGTGCTGCTCAATCCAAGAAACGCCTACCAGCGCTACAATGTTGCCACCAACTCCACGGACAGCACGATATACACCTACATGGGCACATTGCTCCCCAACTATGGCAACGCCACGTTCTCTGGTTCTGGTGTGCTCTCTCCCCTGTGCAACGATCCCACCTTCCAGACTATTGGTGTTGGCACGAGGATATTCCTGTGCGGTGCACAGGGCTATATCATAGGGGAGGGTACACAGCACGACCCAGAGAACGGGTTTGCCACTCTGATGGTGAAGGGAAACCTGAAGGAGATGAGCCCAGAGTTCATGAGGGCTGCCACCTTCGAGAAATACGGCGTCTCGATGTATGTGGGTATAGGGGTGCCCATACCCATCATCAATGAGCGGGTAGCTGCCTCATGTGCGGTCAGGGACAGCGACATCATCACCAATGTGCTGGACTATGGGGTGCCCAGACGAAAGCGGCCCGTGCTCGCACAGGTGAGCTATGAGCAGCTGAGGTCAGGGACCATTGAGGTGATGGGAAGGGAAATCAAAACATCGCCGCTATCCAGCTTCAAAAAGTCCATCGAGATAGCACATCTGCTAAAGGAGCAGATAGAGAGAGGGGAGTTTCTGCTGACCCAGCCCGTCGCACCCCTCACCCTCAAGGGAAGTGCCAAGCCGATGAGCCAGATAGAGAGGAAGACATTGGTGAGGGAGGTGATGACGAGGAACATCATAACTGTGCACCCCGATGACGGAGTGGCAGATGCGGCCACCAAGCTCATCAGGGGAGACTTCAACCATCTGCCCGTGGTGGACGAGGGTGGAAGGCTCGTTGGCATCATAACCTCATGGGATGTATCCAAGGCTGTGGCGAACGGTGCGAGCAACGGGAAGGTGGCAGATGTGATGACGAGGAAGGTGATAAGCTCGAGTGAGGATGAGCCAGTGGAGAGCGCAGCCCACAGGCTGCACGCCCATAACATATCGGCGCTTCCCGTGCTGGACAGCGAGAGGCGGGTGATAGGCATGATAACGAGTGAGGACATAAGCAGGCTGGTGGCTGGAAGGTGA
- a CDS encoding 50S ribosomal protein L37ae has product MVIKYTRKGRKVRSAGRFGPRYGTKIRKLVVEVEEKMRAPHKCASCGQLTVRRVGTGIWQCRKCGYTFAGGTYVPQTPSAEALLRAIRRSSEQEG; this is encoded by the coding sequence ATGGTAATAAAGTACACCAGAAAAGGTAGGAAGGTAAGGTCTGCGGGAAGGTTTGGCCCCAGATATGGTACAAAGATTAGAAAGCTGGTGGTGGAGGTAGAGGAGAAGATGCGCGCTCCCCACAAGTGCGCATCGTGTGGGCAGCTCACCGTGAGGAGGGTGGGCACAGGGATATGGCAGTGCAGAAAGTGTGGATACACGTTTGCTGGCGGAACATATGTACCGCAGACACCCTCCGCCGAGGCACTGCTCAGAGCAATCCGAAGGAGCAGTGAGCAAGAGGGATGA
- the rpoP gene encoding Rpo12/RPC10 RNA polymerase subunit family protein (DNA-dependent RNA polymerase catalyzes the transcription of DNA into RNA using the four ribonucleoside triphosphates as substrates) encodes MSMGYRCARCRRIVDINEFRIQCECGHPILVKERPTIIKKVKAE; translated from the coding sequence ATGAGCATGGGATACAGGTGCGCACGGTGCAGGAGAATAGTGGACATAAATGAGTTCCGCATTCAGTGTGAGTGTGGCCATCCAATCCTCGTCAAGGAGAGGCCCACGATAATCAAGAAGGTGAAGGCAGAGTAA
- a CDS encoding Brix domain-containing protein, protein MLVSTSRKPSRRTRAFSRALAAYLGVHHLNRGKRSLTELFELASEDDGRLVMVGERMGNPTKLTFYRESVPLFWIAFTSPPIRKEDVDVRILPIEVEGNGELCESLRSFFEEEWHPQGGARKRKTLKVSANELELYTCGENVLTLKLRGFGRVEHAGRGEHAGRGEHAHTL, encoded by the coding sequence ATGCTCGTTAGCACCTCCAGAAAACCCTCGAGAAGGACAAGAGCGTTCTCAAGAGCACTGGCAGCATATCTTGGGGTCCATCACCTCAACAGGGGAAAGCGTAGCCTCACTGAGCTGTTCGAGCTGGCATCAGAAGATGATGGAAGGCTCGTGATGGTGGGGGAGAGGATGGGAAATCCCACGAAGCTCACCTTCTACAGGGAGAGTGTGCCCCTGTTCTGGATCGCATTCACATCACCCCCCATAAGAAAGGAAGACGTGGATGTGAGGATACTCCCCATCGAGGTGGAGGGCAACGGAGAGCTGTGTGAATCCCTGCGAAGCTTCTTCGAGGAAGAGTGGCACCCGCAGGGCGGAGCAAGAAAGAGAAAGACCCTGAAGGTGAGCGCAAACGAGCTCGAGCTGTACACATGTGGGGAGAATGTGCTCACCTTAAAGCTCAGGGGCTTTGGGAGAGTGGAGCATGCAGGGAGGGGGGAGCATGCAGGGAGGGGGGAGCATGCACATACACTGTGA
- a CDS encoding KEOPS complex subunit Pcc1, protein MHIHCDVRVACPDEAVYRALEVEARSVPTDRGTVSLTLDAGALVLEISTRDAASLRASLNTWLRLIDEAIGVARIASRGEHI, encoded by the coding sequence ATGCACATACACTGTGATGTCAGAGTGGCCTGTCCAGATGAGGCTGTTTACAGGGCACTCGAGGTGGAGGCGCGCTCCGTTCCCACCGACAGAGGTACCGTCAGCCTTACACTGGACGCGGGTGCGCTGGTTCTTGAAATCAGCACGAGGGATGCGGCCTCCCTCAGGGCATCCCTCAACACGTGGCTGAGGCTCATCGATGAGGCCATTGGCGTGGCACGCATTGCCTCGAGGGGCGAACATATTTAA
- a CDS encoding prefoldin subunit beta — protein sequence MASELPPQVQNQIAQLQQVQQQAQALSSQKAQVELMLREVEAALEELSKLPEDAVVYKSAGELLLRVDKPTSESELKERKETLELRIKTIDRQLERVEKRFKELQEQIKRALGSKRPVAE from the coding sequence ATGGCTTCAGAATTACCACCGCAGGTTCAAAACCAAATCGCTCAGCTTCAGCAGGTTCAGCAGCAGGCACAGGCATTGAGCTCCCAGAAGGCACAGGTTGAGCTCATGCTCAGAGAGGTGGAGGCTGCCCTCGAAGAGCTGTCCAAGCTTCCCGAGGATGCCGTGGTGTACAAGAGTGCGGGCGAACTTCTGCTTAGGGTGGACAAGCCCACCTCCGAAAGTGAGCTCAAGGAGCGAAAGGAGACGCTGGAGCTTCGTATAAAGACGATAGACAGACAGCTCGAGAGAGTGGAAAAGCGCTTTAAGGAGCTGCAAGAACAGATAAAGAGGGCCCTCGGGTCCAAGAGGCCCGTGGCAGAGTAG
- the paaI gene encoding hydroxyphenylacetyl-CoA thioesterase PaaI, whose product MHSLGSPYADLLGMRLIEKREGYAKVEMRVEEEHLNSHGFAHGGLIFSLADSAFAMCCNYGGRQAVAIEVSVQYMAPAVAGDVLTAEAHEVKRTRRLSFCRVEVRKGERLIAAFQSTSFIKE is encoded by the coding sequence ATGCACTCATTGGGAAGCCCTTATGCAGACCTTCTTGGGATGAGACTAATCGAGAAAAGAGAGGGCTATGCGAAGGTGGAGATGCGGGTTGAAGAGGAGCATTTGAACTCCCACGGATTTGCCCATGGTGGGCTCATATTCTCGCTTGCGGACAGCGCATTTGCCATGTGCTGCAACTACGGTGGAAGGCAGGCAGTGGCGATTGAGGTCTCTGTCCAATATATGGCACCTGCAGTTGCGGGAGATGTACTGACGGCGGAGGCGCACGAGGTAAAGAGGACGAGAAGACTCTCTTTCTGCAGGGTGGAGGTCAGAAAGGGTGAAAGGCTGATTGCAGCCTTTCAGTCCACATCGTTCATAAAGGAGTAG
- a CDS encoding endonuclease III domain-containing protein: MLAELERVNKVLDILFERYVHECFTDEPFRVLVSTILSQRTTDANTHAATKRLLSEYPSAHELAMADVAHVEELIRAAGMFRIKARRLIEVAHILVSEYGGKVPDSEEGLLSLPGVGRKTANCVLAYGFGRDVIAVDTHVHRISNRLGIVHSSTPEQTEGQLMERVQRRYWRCYNIVFVRFGQTICRPTRPRCGVCPVESMCPSSTHH; this comes from the coding sequence ATGCTTGCAGAGCTGGAAAGGGTGAATAAGGTGCTGGACATATTGTTTGAGCGATACGTCCACGAGTGCTTCACCGATGAGCCCTTCAGGGTGCTTGTGAGCACAATCCTCTCTCAGCGAACCACCGATGCCAACACCCATGCTGCCACGAAAAGGCTGCTCTCTGAGTACCCCTCTGCTCATGAGCTTGCCATGGCGGATGTGGCACACGTGGAGGAGCTGATAAGGGCTGCTGGGATGTTTCGCATCAAGGCGAGAAGGCTGATAGAGGTGGCCCACATACTGGTGTCCGAGTACGGAGGGAAGGTGCCAGATAGCGAGGAGGGGCTGCTGTCCCTTCCGGGTGTTGGCAGAAAGACCGCCAACTGCGTGCTCGCCTATGGCTTTGGACGGGACGTCATTGCAGTGGACACTCATGTGCACAGAATATCCAACAGGCTGGGCATCGTGCACTCCAGCACACCAGAGCAGACCGAAGGACAGCTCATGGAGAGGGTGCAAAGGCGGTACTGGAGATGCTACAACATCGTGTTCGTGCGCTTTGGCCAGACGATATGCAGACCCACAAGACCGAGATGTGGCGTGTGCCCAGTTGAGAGCATGTGCCCCTCCTCGACCCATCATTGA